The Deltaproteobacteria bacterium DNA segment CGACGACCGGGTCTTCCTTTGTCTTTTCCTTGATGACGTCCATCGAGCCGTAGACGACGTTTTCGGCGACGCGCTTCTTCCCCTGTTTCATGACCGCGTGGATCATCTTCGCCACGAGGACATCGCCGTACACGGGGTCCGCCGTCACTTCTCTCTTGGACACGTAACCGCGCCTGGGCATACGATTCGCCTCCTCCGACAAATCCTTCGCGTACCGATACGGGCCATTCCCCTGCCGGACGGCATTCGCCCTCAAGGGAACCGTTACCCGTCTTTTTTCCCGTTCCGGCGGGCTCGCCGGGAAAAGGATGGTACTTCCTTGGAAACCGGTTAGGGAAAGCTATTTGGGTCGCTTGGTACCGTACTTCGACCGCGACTTCCGTCTGTCCTGGACACCAACGGAATCCAGCTTTCCGCGTATGATGTGATACCGGACGCCGGGGAGGTCTTTCACCCTCCCCCCCCGGATCAACACGACTGAATGTTCCTGAAGGTTATGCCCTTCGCCCGGGATGTACACGGTCACCTCGACGCCGTTGGTAAGGCGCACGCGGGCGACTTTCCGGAGGGCCGAATTCGGCTTCTTCGGAGTGGTGGTGTACACACGGAGGCAGACTCCCCGCTTCTGCGGGCAGCGCTCCAGCGCCGGCGAGTTGCTCCGTTCCGCCGCGGTGAGACGGCCCTTCCGCACCAACTGGTTTATCGTGGGCATTCCTTCGTCGTCCCTTCCTGTTTCCCTCGAATTCCTGTATTACGAAACCAAAGCAAATTTTTTACCATGCCGTAGGAAGCGTGTCAACCGGTTTCTTCTTCACCTTCGGCCACCTCCGGAGGAATTTCCTCCTTCACCTCGGTTGCCAGAGGCGGATCGGATTCGAAGCTGACTTTCCGGTAAAGCATACCGCCGGTACCGGCCGGGATAAGGCGTCCCATGATGACGTTTTCCTTCAATCCGGCCAGGAAATCGACCCTGCCGTGGACCGCGGCGTCGGTCAGGATCTTCGTGGTTTCCTGGAACGAAGCGGCGGAGATCCACGACTCGGTAGACAGCGAGGCCTTCGTGATACCGAGAAGCTGAGGCTCCGCCTTGGCCGGCTTGCCGTCGGCCGACTTGAGCCGTTCGTTCTCCTCGCGGAATATCCACTTCTCGACGCTCTGTCCCACGAGGAAGTTCGTGTTTCCCGGATCGGCGATCTTGACCCGGCGAAGCATCTGCCGGACGATCACCTCTATGTGCTTGTCGTTGATACGCACGCCCTGGAGGCGGTAGACCTCCTGGATCTCGTCGACCAGGAACCGCGCGAGTTCCTTGTCGCCGAGAACGCGCAGGATGTCGTGCGGGTTGGGGGAGCCGTCCATCAACGCCTCTCCCGCGCGCACCCGTTCACCGTCGTGTACCGTTATATGCTTTCCGCGCGGGATCGTGTATTCCCGCGTGTCCCCGATGTCGGGCACCACCTGGATCTTCCGCTTCCCCTTGAAGTCCTTTCCGAGCCGCACCACTCCGTCGATCTCGGAGATCACGGCGTATTCCTTCGGCTTGCGCGCCTCGAACAGCTCGGCGACGCGGGGGAGACCGCCGGTGATGTCCTTCGTCTTCATGGTTTCCCGCGGGATCTTCGCGATTATGTCTCCCGCCTGGACTTCCTGCCCTTCTTCGACGTGGATGTTCGAACCCATGGGAAGCAGGTAGCGCGCATCGCTTATGGATCCGGGGAGCTTCAGCGTCTTGTTCTTTTCGTCCTTCAATGAAATTCGGGGCCTTGCATCGGGGTCCCTGGGCTCTATGATCACCCGGGTGGAGCGTCCGGTCACCTCGTCCACCTGCTCCCGCATGGTTACGCCCTCGATGATGTCCCCGAACTTGATTCTCCCCGGGACCTCGGTGAGGATCGGGATGTTGTAGGGGTCCCACTCGGCCAGCCGCTGCCCTTCCTTTATCTTCTCACCGTCCTTCACCATCAGCGTGGCGCCGTAGGTGATCTGGTACTTCTCGCGTTCCCGGTTGTTATCGTCGAGGACGACCAGGAAACCGTTGCGGTTCATGGCGACGAGGCGGCCTTCCTTGCTCTTGACCACGGACAGGCCCTGTAATTTCACCTTTCCGTTGTGCTTCGCCTGGATGTTGCTCTGTTCCACGAACCTCGAAGCGGCGCCTCCGATGTGGAAGGTCCGCATCGTGAGCTGCGTCCCCGGCTCGCCGATCGACTGGGCGGCGATGATGCCGATCGATTCCCCGATCGCCACCATTTTCCCGCGCGCCAGGTCGCGGCCGTAGCAGAGCGCGCACACTCCCCGCTTGCTTTCGCAGGTAAGGGCGGACCGTATCTTCACTTCGTCCATGCCCGACATCTCTATCTGCCGGGCGACGTCCTCGGTGATCTCCTCGTTCGCGGACACGAGGAGCTGCCCGTCGGCATCGTAGATGTCCTCCAGCGCCACCCGTCCCAGGATGCGGTCGGAGAGCCTGTCGATGATCTCCCCTCCCTCTATCAGGGCGCGGACCGGTATGCCGTCGAGCGTTTCGCAGTCGTCCTCGACGATGATGCAGTCCTGCGCGACGTCCACCAGCCTGCGGGTGAGGTAACCGGAGTTGGCGGTCTTGAGCGCCGTGTCGGCGAGGCCTTTCCGCGCGCCGTGGGTGGAGATGAAGTACTGTCCCACGGAAAGCCCCTCGCGAAGGTTCGATGTGATCGGCGTCTCGATGATTTCCCCGGAGGGCTTCGCCATAAGCCCCCGCATCCCGGCAAGCTGCCGCATCTGCTTGTCCGAACCCCTGGCGCCGGAATCCGCCATCATGTAAATGGGATTGAAGCTCGGGACCTTCCTTTCCTTGCCGTCTTTAGTACGCACGGCTTCGGTCCCCATTTCGCGGAGCATTTCCTCGGCGATCCGCTCCGTGGCCTCCGACCAGATGTCCACCACTTTGTTGTAGCGTTCCCCGTTCGTGATGTGCCCTTCGCGGTACTGGTCGTCGACCGACTCCACCTTGGCGGTCGCCTTCTCCAGCATCTTCCCCTTGTCGAGGGGTATCTTCATGTCGTCGATGCAGATCGAAAGGCCCGAAAGCGTCGCGTACTGGAACCCGAGCGTCTTCAACTGGTCTGCGAGTATGACGGTGGCCTTCTGCCCGCAGCTACGGTATGCCACGTCGATCAGCTCGGCGAGGTCCTTCTTTTTCATGATCTTGTTGACGTAGTCGAACGAAACCTCTCGCGGGACGATCTCGTAAAGCAGGACGCGCCCCGTCGTCGTCTCCACGGCCTTGCCGTTCGTGCGCACGCGGATGGAGGACTGGAGCTCGATCTCGCCCGCGTCGAACGCGATCCGAACCTCCTCGAAACCCGAAAAAAGCTTGCCCTCACCCTTGCGG contains these protein-coding regions:
- a CDS encoding 30S ribosomal protein S12; amino-acid sequence: MPTINQLVRKGRLTAAERSNSPALERCPQKRGVCLRVYTTTPKKPNSALRKVARVRLTNGVEVTVYIPGEGHNLQEHSVVLIRGGRVKDLPGVRYHIIRGKLDSVGVQDRRKSRSKYGTKRPK
- the rpoC gene encoding DNA-directed RNA polymerase subunit beta', which gives rise to MEDLFTRAEKPKDPLFFSGIRISIASPEQIQKWSHGEVKKPETLNYRTFKPERDGLFCAKIFGPIKDYECNCGKYKRMKHRGIVCEKCGVEVIQQKVRRERMGHIELASPVAHIWFLKSLPSRIATIIDMPMKDVEGVIYFEKYIVIDPGNSDLEKLEILTEAKFREMREQFGDGFKAGMGAEAVQTILSTLNLEKLSEELRREMTDTASEAKKKKISKRLKIVEAFRDSGQRPEWMVMEVIPVLPPDLRPLVPLDGGRFATSDLNDLYRRVINRNNRLKRLLDLSAPEIIIRNEKRMLQEAVDALFDNGRRGKLITGSNKRPLKSLSDMLKGKGGRFRQNLLGKRVDYSGRSVIVVGPELKLHQCGLPKKMALELFKPFIFNKLEEGGHATTIKAAKKMVEKEKREVWDALDEVIRQLPVMLNRAPTLHRLGIQAFEPVLIEGKAIQLHPLVCTAFNADFDGDQMAVHVPLSIEAQMESRVLMMSTNNILSPAHGKPVISPTQDIVLGIYYLTRPREGRKGEGKLFSGFEEVRIAFDAGEIELQSSIRVRTNGKAVETTTGRVLLYEIVPREVSFDYVNKIMKKKDLAELIDVAYRSCGQKATVILADQLKTLGFQYATLSGLSICIDDMKIPLDKGKMLEKATAKVESVDDQYREGHITNGERYNKVVDIWSEATERIAEEMLREMGTEAVRTKDGKERKVPSFNPIYMMADSGARGSDKQMRQLAGMRGLMAKPSGEIIETPITSNLREGLSVGQYFISTHGARKGLADTALKTANSGYLTRRLVDVAQDCIIVEDDCETLDGIPVRALIEGGEIIDRLSDRILGRVALEDIYDADGQLLVSANEEITEDVARQIEMSGMDEVKIRSALTCESKRGVCALCYGRDLARGKMVAIGESIGIIAAQSIGEPGTQLTMRTFHIGGAASRFVEQSNIQAKHNGKVKLQGLSVVKSKEGRLVAMNRNGFLVVLDDNNREREKYQITYGATLMVKDGEKIKEGQRLAEWDPYNIPILTEVPGRIKFGDIIEGVTMREQVDEVTGRSTRVIIEPRDPDARPRISLKDEKNKTLKLPGSISDARYLLPMGSNIHVEEGQEVQAGDIIAKIPRETMKTKDITGGLPRVAELFEARKPKEYAVISEIDGVVRLGKDFKGKRKIQVVPDIGDTREYTIPRGKHITVHDGERVRAGEALMDGSPNPHDILRVLGDKELARFLVDEIQEVYRLQGVRINDKHIEVIVRQMLRRVKIADPGNTNFLVGQSVEKWIFREENERLKSADGKPAKAEPQLLGITKASLSTESWISAASFQETTKILTDAAVHGRVDFLAGLKENVIMGRLIPAGTGGMLYRKVSFESDPPLATEVKEEIPPEVAEGEEETG